Proteins found in one Pelobates fuscus isolate aPelFus1 chromosome 10, aPelFus1.pri, whole genome shotgun sequence genomic segment:
- the ECHS1 gene encoding enoyl-CoA hydratase, mitochondrial: MAALCRGAARLTLPICQIRQGLYRGYSAGSSFQYILVERKGQSQNVGFIQLNRPKALNALCDGLINELNQALDSFESDPQVGAIVITGSEKAFAAGADIKEMQNRTFQDCYGGSFLAHWNRVSSARKPVIAAVNGFALGGGCELAMMCDIIYAGEKAQFGQPEILLGTIPGAGGTQRLTRAVGKSLAMEMVLTGDRISAQEAKQAGLVSKIYPADKVVEEAISCGEKIARNSKLIVSMAKESVNGAFELSLAEGNKLEKRLFYSTFATEDRKEGMTAFVEKRKANFTDQ, from the exons ATGGCGGCGCTGTGCAGAGGAGCTGCTCGTCTAACTCTGCCCATATGTCAGATACGTCAAGGGCTCTACCGGGGGTACAGCGCCG GTTCATCTTTTCAATACATCTTGGTTGAAAGGAAGGGCCAGAGTCAGAATGTGGGCTTCATACAACTGAATCGGCCGAAGGCTCTTAATGCATTATGTGATGGACTAATAAATGAGCTCAATCAGGCTCTGGACTCTTTTGAAAGTGACCCGCAGGTCGGGGCCATTGTTATTACTGGGAGTGAGAAAGCCTTCGCAG ctgGAGCGGATATCAAAGAGATGCAAAACAGGACATTCCAAGATTGTTATGGTGGAAGCTTTCTCGCTCACTGGAACCGTGTGTCTTCTGCTAGAAAACCAGTTATCGCAGCTGTGAATGGATTTGCA CTTGGAGGAGGATGTGAGTTGGCCATGATGTGTGACATAATATATGCTGGAGAGAAGGCACAATTTGGGCAGCCGGAAATTTTGCTTGGTACCATTCCAG GTGCTGGTGGGACACAGAGACTCACAAGAGCTGTTGGCAAGTCCCTTGCAATGGAGATGGTTCTTACTGGGGATCGCATCTCGGCCCAGGAAGCAAAGCAAGCAG GACTTGTGAGCAAAATATACCCTGCTGATAAAGTTGTAGAAGAGGCAATTAGCTGTGGGGAGAAGATAGCCAGAAACTCCAAGCTTATTGTGTCTATGGCAAAAGAATCTGTCAACGGAG CTTTTGAGTTGTCATTGGCTGAGGGCAACAAGCTTGAAAAAAGACTATTTTACTCAACATTTGCCACA GAGGACCGTAAAGAAGGAATGACTGCTTTTGTGGAGAAGAGAAAGGCAAATTTCACTGATCAGTAG